A single window of Leptospira koniambonensis DNA harbors:
- a CDS encoding precorrin-8X methylmutase has protein sequence MNDMRQMTSLGREIENNSFSIIDEEAGNHSHPPGDWEVVRRIIHATADFEYRDLTKIHQNAIRDGIQALKNGCPIVCDVQMIIAGLNSERLEAYGCKTYSFISDPDVIQRAKENNSTRAIESMRKAASSGLLNGSVIAIGNAPTALLEIVRLVQEEGVRPSLVIGVPVGFVSAAESKEALLDIKFQSEYSIPYILTRGRKGGSTIAVSIIHALLLLSTEKKF, from the coding sequence ATGAACGATATGAGACAAATGACTTCCTTAGGAAGGGAGATCGAAAACAATTCTTTTTCAATCATAGATGAAGAAGCAGGAAATCATTCTCATCCTCCGGGTGATTGGGAAGTTGTTAGAAGGATTATACATGCCACTGCAGATTTCGAATATAGAGATCTAACAAAGATCCATCAGAATGCCATTCGTGACGGGATCCAAGCATTGAAAAATGGATGTCCTATCGTTTGTGATGTCCAGATGATCATTGCTGGCCTGAACAGCGAACGTTTAGAAGCCTATGGTTGTAAAACTTATAGTTTTATCAGTGATCCTGATGTAATCCAAAGAGCAAAAGAAAATAATTCCACAAGAGCCATAGAGTCAATGCGCAAAGCAGCAAGTTCTGGACTTTTGAATGGAAGTGTCATCGCGATAGGAAACGCACCTACTGCACTTTTAGAAATCGTAAGACTTGTGCAAGAGGAAGGAGTTCGACCTTCTCTTGTGATCGGAGTTCCAGTAGGATTTGTATCTGCTGCTGAATCCAAAGAAGCATTATTAGATATCAAATTCCAATCTGAATATTCTATTCCTTATATTCTGACTCGAGGAAGAAAAGGAGGAAGTACGATCGCAGTTTCAATCATACATGCACTTCTACTCCTTTCAACGGAGAAAAAATTTTGA
- a CDS encoding adenosylcobinamide amidohydrolase, which translates to MSFFQNDQIVVSETWLELQLSRSHSSLSWAVVGGGYLTTNKVYWIKVSNTDLRPEIIPEEFFRNRLVDKGEKEEVLGFMTSASLLDYSVSEKSLDGLHVRSIATVGLGNAVRVGDIPKQIKKIGTINLLVQTSETLTFSASIEAISISSEARTLAVLESEIHTKSENKIATGTGTDCIGIISPIGESGIDYVGKHTTFGQLIGATAYEAVTQGILKWKKARNLSYSRSLNI; encoded by the coding sequence TTGAGCTTTTTTCAAAACGATCAAATCGTAGTTTCAGAAACTTGGCTGGAACTCCAACTTTCAAGATCCCATTCTTCGTTGAGCTGGGCAGTAGTTGGAGGAGGATATTTAACCACAAACAAAGTATACTGGATAAAAGTCTCTAATACAGATTTACGTCCTGAAATTATACCTGAAGAATTTTTCAGAAATCGATTGGTGGACAAAGGAGAAAAAGAAGAAGTCCTCGGTTTTATGACAAGTGCCTCTCTTTTGGATTACTCAGTATCCGAAAAAAGTTTAGATGGCTTACACGTTAGATCAATTGCAACAGTAGGATTAGGAAATGCAGTCAGAGTAGGAGATATTCCAAAACAAATAAAAAAAATAGGAACAATCAATCTACTCGTTCAAACTTCCGAAACTCTCACCTTTTCTGCAAGTATAGAAGCGATCTCAATATCGTCCGAGGCAAGAACTCTAGCGGTTTTAGAATCAGAGATCCACACAAAAAGTGAAAACAAAATTGCGACGGGCACCGGTACAGATTGTATCGGGATCATTTCTCCTATTGGAGAGAGCGGAATAGACTATGTAGGAAAACATACAACCTTCGGGCAATTGATTGGAGCCACTGCATACGAAGCAGTCACCCAAGGTATTCTTAAATGGAAAAAAGCCAGAAATCTATCGTACTCAAGATCCTTAAACATATGA
- the cbiE gene encoding precorrin-6y C5,15-methyltransferase (decarboxylating) subunit CbiE produces MKAVTVIGIGDDGCVGLSSKAMGAVARARVLAGGERHLDFFPQFDGERIIIKNDIIRTAEKIAELSAEHTICVLASGDPLFFGIGNLILKKVGRDHVEFIPAPSSVQNAFSKIGVKWDDASFLSLHGRTIEGFITKLQSISKIACLTDETNSPSKIAKYLLNYSETDWKAFVCENLGGKEEKVREFELETLAETQDISNLNVIILIRKDPNWKPSPLLPFFGEDEYAKRLPKKGLITKKEVRILSLSALEIRPDSVIWDIGAGSGAVSIEAARIAKEGRVYAIEVDPEGIEICQQNILSHKTDNVFLIHGKAPQALLDLPSPDCVFIGGSKGNMKEIIELSFERLSQGGCLVANAITLDNVSEAYKTFRDMDLIPEVSLINISRGQKLADYLRYEALNPIHIFKIRKL; encoded by the coding sequence TTGAAAGCGGTTACCGTAATAGGGATTGGAGACGATGGATGTGTCGGACTTTCCAGCAAAGCAATGGGTGCAGTCGCAAGAGCAAGAGTTCTTGCCGGCGGAGAAAGACATCTAGATTTTTTTCCTCAGTTTGATGGAGAAAGGATCATTATCAAGAATGATATTATTCGAACAGCGGAGAAGATCGCAGAACTTTCTGCTGAACATACGATATGCGTTCTTGCTTCGGGAGATCCTTTATTTTTTGGAATTGGAAATCTGATCTTAAAAAAAGTTGGAAGAGATCATGTGGAATTCATTCCAGCTCCGAGTTCCGTCCAAAATGCTTTTTCTAAAATTGGAGTCAAATGGGACGACGCTTCTTTTCTTTCCCTCCATGGAAGAACGATAGAAGGTTTCATTACAAAATTACAAAGTATATCCAAGATTGCATGTCTTACCGACGAGACCAACTCTCCTTCCAAGATCGCAAAGTATTTGTTAAATTATTCTGAAACAGATTGGAAAGCATTCGTTTGTGAAAACTTAGGAGGAAAAGAGGAGAAGGTCCGTGAATTCGAACTGGAAACTTTAGCAGAGACGCAAGACATCTCCAACTTAAATGTAATTATCCTAATTAGAAAAGATCCAAATTGGAAACCTTCTCCACTTCTTCCTTTTTTTGGAGAAGACGAATATGCAAAACGCCTTCCTAAGAAGGGGCTTATCACCAAAAAAGAAGTCAGAATACTTTCTCTCTCCGCGTTGGAGATCCGACCAGATTCTGTGATCTGGGATATCGGAGCTGGCTCAGGAGCAGTTTCAATAGAAGCAGCCAGGATCGCAAAAGAAGGAAGAGTATACGCGATCGAAGTAGATCCGGAAGGAATAGAGATCTGCCAGCAAAACATACTCTCACATAAAACGGATAATGTTTTCTTAATACACGGAAAAGCTCCTCAGGCATTACTCGACCTTCCCTCACCTGACTGCGTATTTATAGGAGGCTCCAAAGGGAACATGAAAGAGATCATCGAGCTTTCTTTTGAGAGATTGAGCCAAGGCGGGTGTTTAGTAGCAAATGCAATTACCTTAGATAATGTTTCAGAGGCATATAAAACATTCAGAGATATGGATCTAATCCCGGAAGTAAGCCTGATCAATATTTCCCGAGGCCAAAAACTCGCAGATTACCTCAGGTATGAAGCACTAAATCCAATCCATATATTTAAAATTAGGAAATTATAA
- the cobM gene encoding precorrin-4 C(11)-methyltransferase, which yields MKVFIIGAGPGDPDLITIKGARLVETCPIVLYTGSLVPQRVIERAAPDATVLDSSKMTLEDIISILEEAKKKDQDVARVHTGDPSIFGSTAEQMRKMDELEIPYEIVPGVSSFTAAAAMLGKELTLPEVSQSVVITRAEGRTPMPEKEKLETFASTGATLVFFLSVLHIRKIAEELIPHYGKDCPVSVVQKATWPEQKIITGTLETIVAKVKEEKITATAIIFVGKVLDCHDFADSRLYASDFSHKFRKANKKQITRKRNELFS from the coding sequence ATGAAAGTATTTATCATTGGCGCAGGCCCCGGAGATCCGGACCTGATCACAATCAAAGGAGCGAGACTTGTAGAGACCTGTCCTATTGTTCTTTATACTGGATCTCTTGTGCCCCAAAGAGTTATAGAAAGAGCTGCTCCTGACGCAACCGTATTAGATTCTTCTAAAATGACTTTGGAAGACATCATTTCTATCTTAGAAGAAGCCAAGAAAAAAGACCAGGATGTCGCGAGGGTTCACACCGGAGATCCGTCTATATTCGGTTCCACAGCCGAGCAAATGAGAAAAATGGATGAGTTAGAAATTCCTTACGAGATTGTTCCAGGAGTTTCTTCTTTTACTGCGGCTGCGGCTATGCTTGGAAAAGAGCTTACGCTTCCAGAAGTTTCTCAGTCTGTTGTCATCACTCGAGCAGAAGGAAGAACTCCTATGCCAGAAAAGGAGAAGTTAGAAACTTTTGCTTCCACAGGCGCTACTCTAGTATTCTTTTTAAGTGTTTTACATATTCGTAAAATTGCAGAAGAACTGATTCCTCATTATGGTAAGGATTGCCCTGTATCTGTCGTGCAAAAGGCGACTTGGCCGGAACAAAAAATAATTACTGGGACCTTGGAAACTATAGTCGCTAAGGTAAAAGAGGAAAAGATCACAGCTACTGCAATCATATTCGTAGGTAAAGTATTGGACTGCCATGATTTTGCAGATTCCAGGCTTTATGCTTCCGACTTCTCTCATAAATTCAGAAAAGCAAATAAGAAACAAATCACTCGGAAACGAAATGAACTCTTCTCCTGA
- a CDS encoding cobyrinate a,c-diamide synthase, with amino-acid sequence MIQEIKIPRILISGTGSGTGKTTFTIALTKALQSKGLKVSVFKCGPDYLDPGYHSFVTGETCQNLDGWLMGKESVISSFISTSQGSDISIIEGVMGLFDGHSPNGEAGSTAEIAKWLQVPTIILIDASGMAATFSAIASGIKNHDPQVSIQGFVANFIGSKSHLSIIETASIPLTILGGFPKSYEYSFPERHLGLRSAGPDILTEEKLSFWKNLAEEWLDVDKILKIANSAPPILSEISSEIQNKSNDCKIGVAYDEAFHFYYEENFKKLRDYGAELVFFSPIKDTKLPEVDGLYFGGGYPELFADSLSNNKNLIEEIKSFASSKRPIYAECGGLMYLSSEIQNIEGESFSMVGLIPGKAIMGPKLKSLGYVEVHTEKRTILGEAGIRFRGHQFRYSDLVVENEDDSLFSYHIRKRKSEQTTREGYTVSNVLASYVHAHWASNPEIPKNFIASCRRFKV; translated from the coding sequence ATGATACAAGAGATCAAAATACCAAGAATACTGATCTCCGGAACTGGGAGCGGAACAGGAAAAACCACATTTACAATTGCACTTACAAAGGCATTACAATCCAAAGGTTTAAAAGTTTCCGTATTCAAATGTGGACCTGATTATTTAGATCCAGGCTATCATTCTTTCGTCACCGGTGAGACCTGTCAAAATCTGGACGGATGGTTGATGGGAAAAGAATCGGTAATTTCAAGTTTTATTAGCACAAGCCAAGGATCAGACATTTCAATCATTGAAGGAGTGATGGGTTTATTTGATGGACATTCTCCCAATGGAGAAGCAGGCTCCACTGCGGAAATTGCAAAATGGCTGCAAGTTCCTACTATCATATTGATAGATGCATCCGGAATGGCTGCAACTTTTTCAGCGATTGCATCCGGTATCAAAAATCATGATCCTCAAGTTTCCATCCAAGGTTTTGTTGCAAATTTTATCGGAAGTAAAAGCCATTTATCCATTATAGAAACTGCAAGTATCCCTTTGACTATTTTAGGAGGATTTCCTAAGTCCTATGAATACTCCTTCCCAGAAAGACATTTGGGGCTTCGTTCCGCAGGTCCAGATATCTTAACGGAAGAAAAACTTTCCTTTTGGAAAAATCTCGCTGAAGAATGGCTGGATGTAGATAAGATCTTAAAAATCGCAAATTCTGCACCACCTATTCTTTCCGAAATATCATCAGAAATCCAAAACAAATCTAATGATTGTAAGATTGGAGTAGCATACGATGAAGCATTCCATTTTTATTATGAAGAAAACTTCAAAAAATTAAGGGACTACGGGGCCGAACTCGTTTTCTTTTCTCCTATTAAAGATACAAAACTTCCAGAGGTAGATGGATTATATTTTGGAGGGGGATACCCAGAGTTATTTGCAGATAGTTTATCAAATAATAAAAATTTAATCGAAGAGATAAAAAGTTTTGCAAGTTCAAAAAGGCCAATCTATGCGGAATGTGGAGGATTAATGTATCTTTCTTCTGAGATCCAAAACATAGAAGGAGAAAGTTTTTCTATGGTAGGACTGATCCCTGGTAAAGCGATCATGGGTCCTAAACTTAAAAGTTTAGGTTATGTAGAAGTCCATACAGAAAAAAGAACTATCTTGGGCGAAGCAGGAATTCGTTTCAGAGGACATCAGTTCAGATATTCAGATCTGGTTGTAGAAAACGAAGATGATTCGTTATTTTCCTATCATATAAGAAAACGTAAATCAGAACAAACAACTCGCGAAGGTTATACTGTTTCTAATGTTTTGGCGAGTTATGTGCATGCACATTGGGCATCCAATCCAGAAATTCCAAAAAACTTTATAGCCTCTTGCAGGAGATTTAAAGTTTGA
- the cobJ gene encoding precorrin-3B C(17)-methyltransferase encodes MNETPKGKLNIVGIGPGNDSHITPAALSAIKEADSIIGYTTYINLVKHHLSGKQVTRTGMTEEITRAQTAVESAKSGQTVTLISSGDAGVYGMAGLVFEVLRKTGWKKGDSPEIKMIPGISADSSCGSLVGAPMVHDSARISLSDLLTPWTVIENRIESAAKGDFVINLYNPASGRRQRQIVEASRIIKKYRPGTTPVALVKSAYRRQENIQFSDLDHFLEFEIGMNTTVIIGSSQSFVYEGFFVTPRGYGNKYSLEDGSLKPGQNRAVSLRTENDLASRIPKESPSPNLNITKIQGAFVKTSTTVFEQEREEGIEIQDSSVATALKALQFLEPSPQKKKIQISELKSEEKIQYLGRINGAILYKNDEDYYQIGKFKKPTDLETFGFYNTNEQDKKWTKLKINDQESVSNNKFDVLISFVSEGSPEEVYDLFSIYRNSSISERLWNYVLDNSKKTLWENKEYTDARWLGNSPKQVWSSFRDNILKCD; translated from the coding sequence ATGAACGAAACTCCAAAAGGAAAATTGAATATTGTTGGAATAGGCCCAGGAAACGATTCCCATATTACTCCTGCTGCGTTATCCGCAATCAAAGAAGCTGATTCCATAATAGGATACACAACGTATATCAATCTTGTAAAACATCATCTGAGCGGAAAACAGGTCACTCGTACAGGAATGACAGAAGAGATCACTCGAGCCCAAACTGCAGTTGAATCCGCGAAGTCTGGACAAACAGTTACTCTGATTTCCTCTGGAGATGCAGGTGTTTATGGAATGGCAGGCCTTGTATTCGAAGTTTTAAGAAAGACAGGTTGGAAAAAAGGAGATTCCCCCGAGATCAAAATGATCCCAGGAATTAGCGCGGATAGTTCCTGCGGCTCTCTTGTTGGAGCTCCTATGGTGCATGACTCAGCCAGGATCTCCCTATCGGATCTTTTGACTCCATGGACTGTGATCGAAAATAGGATCGAATCTGCTGCCAAGGGAGACTTTGTAATCAATCTATACAATCCCGCTTCTGGCAGAAGACAAAGACAAATCGTAGAAGCTTCTCGTATTATTAAAAAATATAGACCTGGAACTACTCCAGTCGCGCTTGTAAAGAGCGCATATCGCAGGCAAGAGAATATTCAGTTTTCTGATCTGGATCATTTTTTGGAATTTGAGATCGGAATGAATACAACAGTTATCATAGGATCCTCTCAATCTTTTGTTTATGAAGGATTTTTTGTAACTCCAAGAGGATACGGAAATAAATATTCCTTAGAAGATGGCTCTTTGAAGCCAGGACAGAACAGAGCAGTTTCCCTGAGAACTGAAAATGATCTGGCAAGTAGGATCCCAAAAGAATCGCCCTCCCCTAATTTAAACATTACTAAAATACAAGGTGCATTCGTGAAAACAAGCACCACAGTTTTCGAACAAGAGAGAGAAGAAGGTATCGAGATCCAAGATTCTTCAGTGGCTACCGCTTTAAAGGCATTACAATTTTTAGAACCTTCTCCCCAAAAAAAGAAAATTCAAATTTCAGAATTAAAATCGGAAGAGAAAATCCAATATTTGGGACGCATCAATGGGGCAATTCTGTATAAAAATGATGAAGACTACTATCAGATAGGAAAATTCAAAAAACCGACCGATCTTGAAACATTTGGTTTTTATAATACAAACGAACAAGACAAGAAATGGACAAAACTTAAAATCAACGACCAGGAATCTGTATCTAATAATAAATTTGATGTATTGATCTCTTTTGTTTCGGAAGGTTCACCTGAAGAAGTTTATGATCTATTCTCTATTTATAGGAATTCTTCCATTAGCGAAAGGTTATGGAATTACGTTTTAGATAATAGCAAGAAGACTCTCTGGGAAAATAAAGAATACACGGATGCAAGGTGGTTAGGAAATTCTCCCAAGCAAGTTTGGTCTTCCTTTAGAGATAATATTTTAAAATGCGACTGA
- the cobO gene encoding cob(I)yrinic acid a,c-diamide adenosyltransferase, translating to MNSSPDKKGLILVFTGPGKGKTTAALGILFRALGRGMKCGVVQFLKGKWETGERKFAKTIEDLDFHVMGLGFTWESDDLDRDKKAARSAWGRSCEMIFSENYKILILDEITYAFHYGWLTPEEVSEVLSKKPEDLHIILTGRNCPNLLTDMADLVSHIESPKHPYKNGIPAQLGIDY from the coding sequence ATGAACTCTTCTCCTGATAAAAAAGGGCTCATCCTAGTATTCACAGGTCCCGGAAAAGGAAAGACTACTGCTGCTTTAGGAATTTTATTTAGGGCATTAGGGAGAGGAATGAAATGTGGAGTTGTCCAATTTCTTAAAGGAAAATGGGAAACAGGAGAAAGAAAATTTGCAAAAACCATTGAGGATCTTGACTTCCATGTGATGGGACTCGGCTTCACCTGGGAAAGTGATGACTTAGACAGGGACAAGAAAGCAGCAAGATCGGCCTGGGGAAGATCCTGCGAAATGATATTTTCAGAAAATTATAAAATACTCATATTAGATGAGATCACTTATGCATTTCATTATGGATGGCTTACGCCGGAAGAAGTCTCAGAAGTTTTATCTAAAAAGCCCGAAGATCTACATATTATTCTTACAGGCAGAAATTGCCCAAACCTTTTAACTGATATGGCTGACCTAGTTAGTCATATTGAATCCCCAAAACACCCATATAAAAATGGGATCCCAGCTCAACTTGGAATCGACTATTAA
- the cobI gene encoding precorrin-2 C(20)-methyltransferase — MNVKTKYGKLYGVGVGPGATDLITLRAVNVLNTVPVLAIPKSSESLPSFSWRVCSPVVRENETQEKLLLHFPMTKDPNILIPAWDKAFKEIGLRLEKGLDVAFITQGDPSVYSSWSYLLDEAPDRWPGIEIEIVPAVSSITAIPASLLTPLADGRERFCVLPATYGLEDLEKLIQDFDTIVLTKVGQVVPELIRILKEQNIIENATYVSYGTTDRQRIVKDIESIKNETCDYFSMVVISIRKRKGVLRGISDDSE, encoded by the coding sequence ATGAATGTAAAAACAAAATACGGAAAATTATACGGGGTTGGAGTTGGCCCCGGAGCAACAGATCTAATCACTCTTAGAGCAGTAAATGTATTAAATACGGTTCCGGTGCTTGCTATTCCCAAAAGCAGCGAATCACTTCCCTCTTTCTCTTGGAGAGTTTGTTCTCCAGTAGTTCGGGAAAATGAAACACAAGAGAAATTACTCCTACATTTTCCAATGACTAAAGATCCTAATATCTTAATCCCAGCATGGGATAAGGCATTTAAAGAAATAGGGTTAAGATTAGAAAAAGGTTTGGATGTTGCATTCATTACACAAGGAGATCCATCTGTATATAGTTCTTGGAGTTATTTATTAGATGAAGCTCCGGATAGATGGCCTGGAATTGAGATAGAAATTGTTCCAGCAGTTTCTTCCATTACTGCAATCCCAGCAAGTTTGCTCACACCTCTTGCCGATGGAAGAGAAAGATTCTGTGTTCTTCCTGCTACCTACGGTTTAGAAGATCTAGAAAAGCTCATCCAGGACTTTGATACAATTGTTTTAACAAAGGTAGGACAGGTAGTTCCTGAACTAATAAGAATATTAAAAGAGCAGAATATTATAGAAAATGCAACCTATGTTTCTTATGGAACTACAGATCGCCAAAGGATCGTAAAAGATATCGAGTCCATAAAGAATGAAACCTGCGATTATTTTTCCATGGTTGTAATTTCTATCCGAAAACGAAAAGGGGTTTTAAGAGGTATTTCGGATGATTCAGAGTAG
- a CDS encoding cobalt-precorrin 5A hydrolase, producing the protein MIQSRKPYAIYVITKHGLKTGTKLFHSLKGADIFVSPKFISESPKESKLLSLPMEPTLRESFMEYDCHIFVISVGAVVRMISPLLVSKKTDPAVLCIDDQAKFTICVLSGHVGRGNFFTQKISDLLGNIPVITTASDVSGTLTVDILGRDLGWSLEDQDRNVTRACAAVVNETKVLFVQETGEPNFWSLEKDLPKGVEYSANLEKVNPKDYEILLIASDRTDIKTKTPDIYSNSVIYRPKSLILGLGCDKGIPTEVVENGITKVLKEYNLSFKSIKAISSVDVKKEEPAFLEISTKYGWEFITFPPQDLDQVEGISEISKAASEYVGTRSVSEASALLLSGSDRLLVTKQKYKETEGGKNLTVAIARIPFSTRSEIQSKSLEKV; encoded by the coding sequence ATGATTCAGAGTAGAAAACCATACGCAATTTATGTAATCACTAAACACGGCCTAAAGACTGGAACAAAATTATTCCACTCCTTAAAAGGAGCAGACATATTTGTTTCTCCTAAGTTCATTTCGGAATCTCCAAAGGAATCCAAACTTTTAAGTCTTCCTATGGAACCTACTTTAAGAGAAAGTTTTATGGAATACGATTGCCATATTTTTGTGATCAGCGTGGGCGCTGTAGTTCGAATGATCTCTCCTCTTCTGGTAAGTAAGAAGACAGATCCTGCAGTTCTTTGTATTGATGACCAAGCAAAATTCACTATCTGCGTTTTGTCAGGCCATGTAGGAAGAGGTAATTTTTTTACTCAGAAAATTTCTGATCTTTTAGGAAATATTCCAGTGATCACAACTGCCTCGGATGTTTCCGGAACTTTGACTGTGGATATCTTAGGAAGAGACCTTGGCTGGAGTTTAGAAGATCAGGATAGAAATGTGACTCGGGCATGTGCCGCAGTAGTAAATGAAACTAAAGTTTTATTCGTACAGGAAACCGGAGAACCGAATTTCTGGTCTTTGGAAAAGGATCTGCCCAAGGGTGTAGAATATTCTGCGAATTTAGAAAAGGTAAATCCCAAAGATTATGAAATCTTATTAATCGCAAGCGACAGAACAGATATTAAAACGAAAACGCCAGATATATATTCCAATTCAGTGATATACAGACCCAAATCCCTGATCTTAGGCTTAGGCTGCGACAAAGGAATTCCAACTGAAGTCGTTGAGAATGGGATAACAAAAGTGTTAAAAGAATATAATCTATCTTTCAAAAGTATAAAGGCAATTTCAAGCGTAGATGTCAAAAAAGAAGAACCTGCTTTTTTAGAAATTTCAACAAAGTATGGCTGGGAATTTATAACCTTCCCCCCTCAGGACTTGGACCAAGTGGAAGGAATTTCAGAAATTTCTAAAGCTGCGTCCGAATATGTAGGAACTCGTTCTGTAAGCGAAGCTTCTGCTCTTCTTCTTTCCGGTTCTGATAGATTACTAGTAACAAAACAGAAATACAAAGAAACCGAAGGCGGAAAAAATCTAACAGTAGCGATTGCAAGAATACCATTTTCGACAAGATCAGAAATCCAATCCAAAAGTTTGGAGAAAGTATGA
- a CDS encoding histidine phosphatase family protein, translating into MEKSQKSIVLKILKHMKKSLCLLRHPHISSEYGGKYLGRKEVSLSENGLQEIGKIKEKVQEKFLKGKVYISPSKQCRETFAALEFPNEFHPEFKEELQELDFGNWEGRSFSELSELHLEGLKKFSDFSPSFRFPNGESLREFQARAEVFKDHILSSSDTNIFVLSHGGILSILLCSFLNIPVSFYTKFKFSPSTLVYLDIFKNGQAVLTDLIRISSTRRSEWPG; encoded by the coding sequence ATGGAAAAAAGCCAGAAATCTATCGTACTCAAGATCCTTAAACATATGAAAAAATCATTATGCTTACTCAGACATCCTCATATTTCCTCTGAATATGGGGGAAAATATTTAGGCAGAAAAGAAGTTTCTCTCTCTGAAAATGGACTCCAAGAAATCGGAAAAATAAAAGAAAAAGTGCAAGAGAAATTCCTAAAAGGAAAAGTTTATATAAGCCCATCTAAACAATGCAGAGAAACTTTTGCAGCATTGGAATTTCCGAATGAATTTCATCCTGAATTTAAAGAAGAACTACAGGAACTGGACTTTGGAAACTGGGAAGGCAGATCTTTTTCGGAACTTTCAGAATTACATTTGGAAGGTTTAAAAAAATTCTCAGACTTCTCCCCTTCTTTTCGATTTCCTAACGGAGAAAGTTTACGGGAATTCCAGGCAAGGGCAGAAGTATTCAAAGATCATATTCTTTCTTCTTCAGACACTAATATTTTTGTTTTAAGTCATGGAGGAATTCTCTCCATTCTACTTTGTTCTTTCTTGAATATTCCTGTTTCCTTCTATACAAAATTCAAATTTTCACCTTCTACACTTGTTTATTTGGATATATTTAAAAATGGCCAGGCAGTTCTAACTGATCTCATTAGAATTTCTTCCACTAGGAGATCGGAATGGCCCGGTTAA
- a CDS encoding cobalt-precorrin-5B (C(1))-methyltransferase, with product MATKELREGFTTGACSAAAAKAAVRVLILGQTIKEIETTLPNKRKVTFELKRCEISEDSAVCSIIKDAGDDPDCTHGAELTAEVKLNQENKIVLKGGEGVAVVTKAGLGLEIGEPAINPVPRKNITEMILEELIGSTFSGAEVTISVPGGQEMAKKTMNERLGLIGGISILGTTGIVKPYSTAAYKASVIQAIQVAREYGEQSIILTTGGKSEKFAMDLLPSMNEIAFIQVGDFIGTGIKTAIKEDIHHVIIVGMIGKLSKMADGVMMTHRGGSSVNTKMLANIARSLEIPETVCTNIEAANTARHVLDICKESGHFYITTRICEIVSENCSKHGLGLRVSTYMVDFDGTLLGKFEAPEGWGIKGEAE from the coding sequence ATGGCGACCAAGGAACTAAGAGAAGGATTCACTACAGGAGCTTGTTCCGCCGCTGCTGCAAAAGCTGCAGTTAGAGTTCTTATCTTAGGCCAAACCATTAAAGAAATTGAAACTACTCTTCCTAACAAAAGAAAAGTCACGTTCGAGCTAAAACGTTGCGAGATCTCAGAGGATAGCGCTGTTTGTAGCATTATCAAAGATGCAGGAGATGATCCTGATTGCACTCACGGTGCAGAGTTAACTGCGGAAGTAAAACTTAACCAAGAAAACAAGATCGTTCTAAAAGGTGGAGAAGGAGTTGCTGTAGTTACGAAAGCGGGACTCGGTTTAGAAATTGGAGAACCTGCAATCAATCCAGTTCCCAGAAAGAATATTACAGAAATGATATTAGAGGAACTGATAGGTTCCACATTTTCTGGTGCAGAAGTTACGATCAGTGTTCCAGGCGGCCAAGAGATGGCCAAAAAAACAATGAATGAACGCCTTGGATTGATAGGCGGGATCTCAATTTTAGGAACAACTGGGATCGTAAAACCATATTCCACTGCGGCATATAAAGCAAGTGTAATACAGGCAATCCAGGTCGCAAGAGAATACGGAGAACAAAGTATTATTTTAACCACTGGTGGAAAATCCGAAAAGTTCGCGATGGACCTTCTCCCTTCGATGAACGAGATCGCATTCATACAAGTCGGCGATTTTATAGGAACAGGGATCAAGACCGCAATTAAAGAAGATATCCATCACGTGATCATAGTAGGAATGATCGGGAAACTTTCTAAGATGGCCGATGGAGTCATGATGACACATAGAGGGGGCTCTTCAGTGAACACAAAGATGCTCGCAAATATTGCAAGATCCTTAGAGATCCCTGAAACTGTATGCACCAATATAGAAGCAGCAAATACAGCAAGACATGTATTAGATATTTGTAAAGAATCCGGACATTTTTATATCACCACTCGGATCTGTGAGATTGTCTCTGAAAATTGTTCCAAACATGGATTAGGATTAAGAGTTTCCACGTATATGGTGGATTTTGATGGAACTCTATTAGGAAAGTTTGAAGCTCCCGAAGGCTGGGGTATCAAAGGGGAAGCGGAATAA